In Miniphocaeibacter halophilus, the following proteins share a genomic window:
- a CDS encoding TraX family protein, whose translation MTGTSLKFLMAFLMVLDHIGYFIPIEWQAFFHFISRPVAAVFAFLSVQGFIHTRKREDYIKRLYLAGIIMFVGNMAINNLIIKKPEFFVYNSMFLSLALGVTALYILEGVFNKGNSLLGILLILGTIILGMFTEGGYMIIILMLIVYINRNNPLKRDFICLIITAVFIILMIFYLVDTSIISQGNMREILISIGNFSDLLFFAAGIPFFHLYNGKRGKNTRFTKYFFYVFYPMHLWIIGIIASKIA comes from the coding sequence ATGACAGGAACAAGTTTGAAATTTTTAATGGCATTTCTTATGGTCTTGGACCATATAGGTTATTTTATTCCTATAGAGTGGCAAGCATTTTTTCATTTTATAAGTAGGCCGGTTGCTGCCGTATTTGCTTTTCTGTCAGTACAGGGTTTTATACACACTAGAAAGCGAGAAGATTATATTAAAAGACTGTATTTAGCAGGAATTATTATGTTTGTTGGAAATATGGCAATTAATAATCTTATTATTAAAAAGCCGGAATTTTTTGTTTATAATAGCATGTTCCTATCCCTTGCCTTAGGTGTAACAGCCCTTTATATTTTAGAAGGAGTTTTTAATAAGGGTAATTCTCTTTTAGGAATTTTATTAATATTAGGAACAATTATTCTAGGAATGTTTACCGAAGGCGGTTATATGATTATAATCCTTATGTTAATTGTTTATATTAATAGAAATAATCCTTTAAAACGAGATTTTATATGCCTAATAATAACAGCTGTTTTTATAATTTTAATGATTTTTTATTTAGTGGATACAAGTATAATATCTCAAGGAAATATGAGAGAAATCTTAATTAGTATAGGCAATTTTTCAGATTTATTATTTTTTGCTGCCGGTATTCCATTTTTCCATCTCTATAATGGAAAAAGAGGAAAAAATACAAGGTTCACAAAATATTTTTTCTATGTTTTTTATCCAATGCATTTATGGATAATAGGAATTATTGCTTCGAAAATAGCTTAA
- a CDS encoding MutS-related protein, whose translation MNKTLLYVVIGLVTVSILVYVSMQVNKRRLIKFYLNSWGKNPTNTDYSLDDIAEFLKTSQKFEPNEDFIDNITWNDLDLDEIFKKMNVCRSSIGKEYFYMELHNTKPSKEIFENRQKLKEIFKNNKDLSSKTMYEFNRLGRLYLPTFADFYYKDFKSDFVENKIYYLFSILPLVFIVLFLFLQNPIFLILLLVSIITNISIYIKNSQMIQDISEYCKYFIKILSLYNNLKKLNNRSLNEYLNKYANSFKRFKKYRNYYNTLESNAVTLEETLLKFINLIFLSGVLVTGSISKDIEKYNNEFREIIKAICEIEVAISTANFELTLPYVCKGNVVNEEKIEFKDIYHPLVENAVANSLNLEKNIVITGSNASGKSTFIKAIGVNLLLAQTTGTICAREFTYKPIFIISSMAIKDDVLEGNSYFMKEIISLKRILDTIEDKYCICLIDEILRGTNTIERIAASSTILEKIADYNSFKLIATHDIELSEILSKNYTNYHFAENKSNGDLSFDYKVKKGAVITRNAINLLEKIGYDKNIIEESNSRVNKYLETKTW comes from the coding sequence ATGAACAAAACTTTATTATATGTTGTAATAGGCTTAGTTACTGTATCCATACTGGTTTATGTCAGTATGCAAGTAAATAAAAGAAGATTAATTAAATTTTATTTAAATAGCTGGGGGAAAAATCCTACTAACACAGACTATTCCCTTGATGATATAGCTGAATTTTTGAAAACATCCCAAAAATTTGAGCCTAATGAAGATTTTATTGATAATATTACCTGGAATGATTTAGATTTAGATGAAATCTTTAAAAAAATGAATGTTTGTCGTTCTTCTATAGGAAAAGAATATTTTTACATGGAATTACATAATACTAAGCCAAGTAAAGAAATATTTGAAAATAGGCAAAAACTTAAGGAGATATTTAAGAACAACAAGGACTTATCTTCTAAAACAATGTACGAATTTAACCGTCTAGGTAGACTCTACCTTCCAACTTTTGCCGATTTTTACTACAAGGATTTTAAAAGTGATTTTGTAGAAAATAAAATTTACTACCTATTTTCAATTTTACCCTTGGTGTTTATAGTACTCTTTCTTTTTTTACAAAATCCAATATTTTTAATACTTTTACTTGTTTCCATAATAACCAATATTAGTATTTATATTAAAAATAGCCAAATGATACAGGATATTTCTGAGTATTGTAAGTATTTTATTAAAATCCTATCCCTTTATAATAATTTAAAAAAGTTAAATAACAGGAGTTTAAACGAATATTTAAATAAATATGCTAATTCTTTTAAGAGATTTAAAAAATACAGGAATTATTATAATACCTTAGAATCAAATGCTGTAACCTTAGAAGAAACTTTATTAAAATTTATAAATTTAATTTTTCTTTCCGGCGTTTTAGTAACAGGCTCAATTTCCAAAGATATAGAAAAATATAATAATGAGTTTAGAGAAATTATTAAAGCCATTTGTGAAATTGAAGTAGCAATTTCAACAGCAAATTTCGAATTAACCCTTCCCTATGTTTGTAAAGGAAATGTTGTAAATGAAGAAAAAATAGAATTTAAGGACATTTACCATCCACTTGTTGAAAATGCTGTTGCTAACTCCTTAAATTTAGAAAAAAACATAGTAATAACCGGTTCAAATGCATCCGGCAAATCGACTTTTATAAAGGCAATAGGCGTAAATTTACTACTAGCACAAACAACAGGAACTATTTGTGCAAGGGAATTTACCTACAAGCCGATATTTATTATATCCTCTATGGCTATAAAGGACGATGTTCTTGAAGGCAATAGTTACTTTATGAAGGAGATTATCTCCCTAAAGAGAATATTGGATACTATTGAAGACAAATACTGTATTTGCCTAATTGATGAAATTCTAAGAGGTACAAACACCATTGAAAGAATTGCTGCATCTTCAACTATTTTAGAAAAAATTGCAGATTATAATTCCTTTAAATTAATTGCCACTCACGATATTGAACTTTCTGAAATACTTTCTAAAAATTATACAAATTATCATTTTGCAGAAAATAAGTCCAATGGGGACTTGAGCTTTGACTATAAGGTAAAGAAAGGTGCCGTAATAACTAGAAATGCAATAAACCTTTTGGAAAAAATAGGTTATGACAAAAATATTATTGAAGAATCCAATAGTAGGGTAAATAAATACCTAGAAACGAAAACTTGGTAA
- a CDS encoding M13 family metallopeptidase, protein MKKKLYKLISLLLVVSMFFTACNKKESNEETKGEELGERPRLEDDFYEYVNYDWLKNNEIPADKASIGYMEQIQENIDANLKEELDKLLKVENIEDPIKNEMIKLYKMLLDFDNIDKLGTKPLEPYLKDIEKIQTIEDLNNSLIDWQNGLNIQNTILEFSIDTNTKDVTKKSIYLGFASSMLPDKSLYEKDNEQGEQILELYKEAMSKVLTKFGLNEKDAERKVENMLAVDRRIAESELTAEEYSDDEKSYNLVSKEDLESKYKSSLDLVRIMKETMPVESDSIEVTDINMLSNLDKIFDPEKLEETKDWLYVSTIISKKQLLPNDIRGIMIEFENTISGTVPKENEREEAVFKIINDTFGFALGEIYVENNFSQKAKEDVEEMTKNIIEKYKERLKNNEWLSEETKAGALKKLDSMAIKIGYPEKLPEYYSLYKIDENKDIIENMALLGKVDKEYSIAKFDEPVDRSEWEMKPQELNAYYSPSSNDINFPAGILQAPFYSLEQTVSENYGGIGVVIGHEMSHAFDTNGSLYDEIGNMRNWWTEKDYEEFQKKADKVIESFDGLDYMGEKINGKLTVSENIADLSGIAVSLEVAKTEKDFNAKEYFENYANIWAGKTRPELIKIQLATDEHSPNKARVNNQVVNFDEFFETYNIKKGDKMWREKEDRLSVW, encoded by the coding sequence ATGAAGAAAAAATTGTATAAATTAATATCGTTATTGCTTGTAGTTTCAATGTTTTTTACAGCATGTAACAAAAAGGAAAGTAATGAAGAAACAAAAGGTGAAGAATTAGGAGAAAGACCAAGACTAGAGGACGATTTTTATGAATATGTAAACTACGACTGGTTAAAGAATAACGAAATTCCAGCAGATAAAGCTTCAATAGGCTATATGGAACAAATTCAAGAAAATATAGACGCTAATTTAAAGGAAGAATTAGATAAACTATTAAAAGTGGAAAATATTGAAGATCCTATAAAAAACGAAATGATTAAGCTTTATAAGATGTTGTTGGATTTTGATAATATCGATAAACTAGGAACTAAACCTTTAGAACCTTATTTAAAGGATATTGAAAAAATTCAAACAATAGAGGATTTAAATAATTCTTTAATAGATTGGCAAAATGGTCTAAATATACAAAATACTATTTTAGAATTTTCCATAGATACTAATACAAAAGATGTTACTAAAAAAAGTATCTATTTAGGATTTGCATCTTCTATGTTACCTGACAAAAGCCTTTATGAAAAAGACAATGAACAAGGTGAACAGATTTTAGAATTGTACAAAGAGGCAATGAGTAAGGTCCTAACAAAGTTTGGTTTAAATGAAAAAGATGCAGAAAGAAAAGTTGAAAATATGTTAGCGGTAGATAGAAGAATTGCTGAAAGCGAGCTAACAGCAGAAGAGTATAGTGATGATGAGAAATCCTATAACTTAGTTTCTAAGGAGGATTTAGAGAGTAAATATAAAAGCTCACTGGATTTAGTTAGAATAATGAAAGAAACAATGCCTGTTGAAAGCGACTCCATAGAAGTAACCGATATAAACATGTTAAGTAATTTAGATAAGATTTTTGATCCGGAAAAACTGGAGGAGACTAAGGATTGGCTATATGTTTCTACTATAATTTCTAAAAAACAGTTATTACCTAATGATATTAGGGGAATAATGATAGAGTTTGAAAATACTATATCCGGAACAGTTCCAAAGGAAAACGAAAGAGAGGAAGCTGTCTTTAAAATTATAAATGACACATTCGGCTTTGCCTTGGGAGAAATTTATGTGGAAAATAATTTTAGTCAAAAAGCTAAAGAAGATGTAGAAGAAATGACTAAAAATATTATTGAAAAATACAAGGAAAGATTAAAAAATAACGAATGGCTAAGTGAAGAAACTAAAGCAGGAGCCTTGAAAAAATTAGACTCAATGGCAATAAAAATTGGTTATCCTGAAAAATTACCGGAATATTATTCCTTGTATAAGATAGATGAAAATAAAGATATTATAGAAAATATGGCATTGTTGGGAAAAGTGGACAAAGAGTACTCAATAGCAAAATTCGATGAGCCTGTAGATAGAAGTGAATGGGAAATGAAGCCTCAAGAATTAAACGCATACTATAGTCCTTCATCTAATGACATAAATTTCCCTGCAGGAATATTACAAGCTCCTTTCTATAGCCTAGAACAAACAGTTAGTGAAAACTATGGAGGTATTGGTGTTGTTATAGGTCACGAAATGTCCCATGCATTTGACACAAATGGCTCCCTATATGATGAAATTGGTAATATGAGAAACTGGTGGACTGAAAAGGATTACGAAGAGTTTCAAAAAAAAGCAGATAAAGTTATAGAATCCTTTGATGGATTAGACTATATGGGTGAAAAAATTAATGGTAAATTAACCGTATCTGAAAATATTGCCGACTTAAGTGGTATAGCTGTTTCCTTAGAAGTAGCTAAAACAGAAAAAGATTTTAACGCCAAAGAATATTTTGAAAACTATGCTAATATTTGGGCAGGTAAAACTAGACCTGAATTAATAAAGATACAATTAGCTACAGACGAACATTCCCCAAATAAAGCAAGGGTGAATAATCAAGTAGTAAATTTTGATGAATTTTTCGAAACTTATAATATTAAAAAAGGCGATAAAATGTGGAGAGAAAAAGAAGATAGATTAAGTGTTTGGTAA
- a CDS encoding ABC-F family ATP-binding cassette domain-containing protein produces MSILTVRNLSHSYGGRDILKNVNFILNKGEHVGLVGPNGEGKSSFMNIVTGKLIPDDGEIEWAKRVRIGYLDQHASLDMDKTVRYVLQDAFSYLYDIEKEINESYEKMATASEDEMNKLLEEVGELQEILEQQDFYLIDSKVEEIANGMGIDKIGLDKTISELSGGQRSKVLLAKLLLEKPDILMLDEPTNYLDEEHIEWLRRYLQNYENAFLLISHDIAFLNSVINLIYHVENMELNRYVGDYDEFERLRDIKKKQLEAAYKKQQQEIADLEDFVARNKARVATRNMAMSRQKKLDKMEKIELVRDKVKPVFNFLEYSATGKVIFETNNLVIGYNKPLTKPLSLRMERGNRIAIVGENGLGKTTLIKTILGMVEPLAGTVELGQNLKIGYFKQEEDFGNENTCIEEMWEEFPSWEQFAVRAALAKSGLMTKHIESKIHVLSGGEQAKVRLTKILNKETNILVLDEPTNHLDVDAKEELKRALKEYKGGIFLVSHEKEFYEEIATEIWNMEDFRA; encoded by the coding sequence GTGAGTATTTTAACTGTTAGGAATTTAAGCCACAGCTACGGTGGTAGAGATATATTAAAAAATGTAAATTTTATTTTAAACAAGGGAGAACATGTTGGTCTTGTTGGGCCAAATGGAGAAGGGAAAAGCTCCTTTATGAATATTGTTACAGGCAAACTTATACCTGATGATGGTGAAATAGAATGGGCCAAAAGGGTGAGGATTGGATACTTGGATCAACATGCTTCGCTGGATATGGATAAAACCGTTAGGTATGTTTTACAAGATGCTTTTTCATATCTTTATGATATTGAAAAGGAAATAAATGAATCCTATGAAAAAATGGCTACAGCTTCTGAAGATGAAATGAATAAATTATTAGAGGAAGTTGGAGAATTACAAGAAATTTTAGAACAGCAGGATTTTTACTTAATAGATTCTAAGGTAGAAGAAATAGCCAATGGAATGGGCATAGATAAAATAGGTTTAGATAAAACTATTTCTGAACTTTCAGGAGGACAAAGGTCCAAGGTCTTACTGGCGAAACTATTGTTGGAAAAGCCCGATATTTTAATGTTAGATGAGCCGACAAACTATTTAGATGAAGAGCATATTGAATGGCTTAGACGTTATTTACAAAATTATGAAAATGCCTTTTTATTAATTTCCCACGATATTGCCTTTTTAAACTCTGTAATTAATTTAATCTACCATGTGGAAAATATGGAGTTAAATAGATATGTTGGTGACTATGATGAATTTGAAAGATTAAGGGATATTAAGAAGAAGCAATTAGAAGCTGCCTATAAAAAACAGCAACAGGAAATTGCCGACTTAGAGGATTTTGTTGCAAGGAATAAGGCAAGGGTAGCAACAAGAAATATGGCCATGTCCAGACAGAAAAAACTGGATAAAATGGAAAAAATAGAACTTGTAAGGGATAAGGTAAAGCCGGTCTTTAATTTTTTAGAATATTCAGCAACAGGCAAGGTTATTTTTGAAACGAATAATTTAGTAATTGGCTACAACAAACCCTTGACCAAGCCTTTAAGTTTAAGAATGGAAAGGGGAAATAGAATAGCCATTGTTGGAGAAAATGGACTTGGAAAGACAACCTTAATAAAAACTATTTTAGGAATGGTGGAACCTTTAGCGGGAACAGTAGAATTAGGACAAAATTTGAAAATTGGGTATTTTAAACAGGAAGAGGATTTTGGCAATGAAAATACCTGTATAGAGGAAATGTGGGAAGAATTTCCTTCATGGGAGCAATTTGCTGTAAGGGCAGCTTTAGCCAAGTCCGGCTTAATGACAAAACATATAGAGTCTAAGATTCATGTTCTAAGCGGTGGAGAGCAGGCGAAAGTTAGGCTTACTAAAATATTAAACAAGGAAACGAATATTTTAGTTCTTGATGAACCGACAAATCATTTAGACGTAGATGCAAAAGAAGAATTAAAAAGAGCCTTAAAAGAATACAAGGGCGGAATATTTTTAGTTTCCCATGAAAAAGAATTCTATGAGGAAATAGCAACGGAAATATGGAATATGGAAGATTTTAGGGCATGA
- a CDS encoding IS110 family transposase, which yields MIYVGIDVSKNKHDCFIVHSDGTVIKDVFTIPNSIEGFKYLIDSIPSTDEIVKVGLEATGHYSINIANFLNSNGYPPIILNPLQTSLFRKALTLRKTKTDKVDAKCIASMLSNPDLKPHSNLDYQILELKSLTRHRKRLREQSSKLKVSLNRLVEIMFPEITDCLYSINQKSTMAILYEFPSLKLIADAHLTKFTNILKKNSKGKYSKAKAIDIKNSAKNSIGSDSRALSFELKQTIRLINDIEEELILLDNEIKSIMENVQSPILTIPGISYNLGSIILSEIGDIHRFSSSSKLVAFAGLDPSTYQSGNFRASNVSMVKRGSPYLRWALLQAARLISMRDNNFKNYYQKKRSEGKCHNVAITHVAKKLIRVLHYLLINDLEFVPQ from the coding sequence ATGATATATGTTGGTATCGATGTTTCTAAAAATAAGCATGATTGTTTTATTGTTCATTCTGATGGTACTGTTATCAAGGATGTTTTTACTATTCCTAATTCTATTGAAGGTTTTAAGTATCTAATTGATTCTATTCCTTCTACTGATGAAATTGTAAAAGTGGGGCTTGAAGCCACTGGACATTATAGCATTAATATCGCTAATTTTCTTAACAGCAATGGTTACCCACCCATTATCCTCAATCCGCTTCAAACTAGTCTTTTCAGAAAAGCTCTAACGCTTAGAAAGACTAAAACCGATAAGGTTGATGCTAAGTGTATTGCTTCTATGCTAAGTAATCCTGACTTAAAACCCCACTCTAATCTAGATTATCAGATTTTGGAGTTAAAGTCATTAACTAGACATAGAAAACGTCTTAGGGAACAATCTTCTAAGCTAAAGGTTTCTTTAAACCGCCTTGTTGAAATTATGTTTCCTGAGATTACTGATTGTCTGTATTCTATTAATCAAAAATCTACTATGGCTATTCTTTATGAGTTTCCATCTCTTAAATTAATAGCTGATGCTCACCTTACTAAGTTTACTAATATCCTTAAGAAAAATTCTAAGGGCAAGTATTCCAAGGCTAAAGCAATTGATATCAAAAACTCTGCTAAAAACTCTATTGGTTCTGATAGTAGAGCTTTAAGTTTTGAACTTAAGCAAACTATCCGTCTAATCAATGATATCGAAGAGGAGCTTATATTACTTGATAATGAGATAAAATCAATTATGGAGAATGTTCAAAGTCCTATTTTGACTATACCTGGTATCTCATATAATCTAGGTTCTATTATCTTATCGGAGATAGGTGATATCCATAGATTTTCTTCTTCTTCAAAGCTTGTAGCTTTTGCAGGGCTCGATCCTTCTACCTACCAATCCGGTAATTTTAGAGCCAGTAATGTTTCTATGGTAAAGCGAGGTTCACCTTACTTAAGATGGGCTTTATTACAAGCCGCTAGGCTAATTTCTATGAGAGATAACAACTTTAAAAACTATTACCAAAAGAAACGCAGTGAAGGTAAGTGTCATAATGTTGCTATTACTCATGTTGCTAAAAAACTTATTAGAGTTCTTCACTATTTGTTAATTAACGATTTAGAGTTTGTTCCACAATAG